In Fundidesulfovibrio soli, a single genomic region encodes these proteins:
- a CDS encoding RluA family pseudouridine synthase: MKPNPNIRTVSAAEAGQKLVQYLGRVLGEDAPGSVLMRWIRTGQVRVDGKRAKPFDRVAEGQSVRIPPFAELRPVEERAGAGAPLDLPVLAETPDWLVIAKPAGLPVHPGSGWTDSVQTRLAQAFAGSAFVPTIAHRLDRDTSGVLLAARTHQALTRAHAMLAARETDKRYLCWVLGEWGLSALREPVEMADRLEKAGAPGRERMEAGEEGKEARLVAVPLRIEADRALLEVRLLTGRTHQIRAQLASRGHPIAGDAKYGGGKPPMRLHAWKLTIGEETFACPPPWSGRWDAGPFLP; the protein is encoded by the coding sequence ATGAAGCCAAATCCCAACATCCGCACCGTCAGCGCAGCCGAGGCCGGGCAGAAGCTCGTGCAATACCTGGGGCGCGTGCTCGGCGAGGACGCCCCCGGCTCGGTGCTCATGCGCTGGATCAGGACCGGACAGGTGCGCGTGGACGGCAAACGCGCCAAGCCCTTCGACCGCGTGGCCGAGGGCCAGAGCGTGCGCATCCCGCCCTTCGCCGAGCTGCGTCCCGTTGAGGAGCGGGCAGGGGCAGGCGCTCCGCTGGACCTGCCCGTGCTGGCCGAAACGCCCGACTGGCTGGTGATCGCCAAACCCGCAGGGCTGCCCGTGCACCCGGGCAGCGGCTGGACCGACTCCGTGCAGACCAGGCTCGCCCAGGCCTTCGCGGGCAGCGCCTTCGTGCCGACAATCGCGCACCGGCTGGACCGCGACACCTCCGGCGTGCTCCTGGCCGCGCGCACGCACCAGGCCCTGACCAGGGCTCACGCCATGCTGGCCGCGAGGGAGACGGACAAACGCTACCTGTGCTGGGTGCTGGGGGAATGGGGCCTTTCAGCCCTGCGCGAGCCGGTGGAAATGGCGGACAGGCTGGAGAAGGCCGGCGCGCCGGGGCGCGAGCGCATGGAGGCCGGGGAGGAGGGCAAGGAGGCCCGGCTGGTGGCCGTGCCCCTGCGCATCGAGGCGGACAGGGCGCTCCTGGAGGTGCGCCTGCTCACGGGCCGCACCCACCAGATCAGGGCGCAGCTGGCCTCGCGCGGGCACCCCATCGCCGGGGACGCCAAGTACGGCGGCGGCAAGCCGCCCATGCGCCTGCACGCCTGGAAGCTAACCATCGGGGAGGAGACGTTCGCCTGCCCGCCGCCCTGGAGCGGGCGGTGGGACGCAGGCCCCTTCCTCCCCTGA
- a CDS encoding alginate O-acetyltransferase AlgX-related protein, with protein MKRILSAASVALLLLPLILPQGLTLLGVSQGPKAVENRLKTPLPPLSLAGQDFKAFAKQLTTSYGETFPFRDDMIRAANRIKLALFRESPSKNVILGRDGWLFFNMESALEDWLGVNLLSREELDAFTAEMKARRDWLAARGIPMLLVIAPNKASVYGQFMPPAMHKLSPVTRLDQLGQAMREAGVPFLDLRPALISAGQVRRAYWKTDTHWNGWGAFRGSAAIVEALRARFPGMPPLADEEYRPLEFETHGGDLSDMLLLTDTLTERDIEMERLSPTRAHAAGPPGYPNPAMRSGRDMVVLETGDKSLPKAVFFRDSFSSAAIPFLSQRFQRSVFLWEHTFQPQIIEAEKPDVVVIEAVERYLHQPFRPVPLP; from the coding sequence ATGAAACGCATCCTCTCCGCCGCCAGTGTCGCCCTGCTCCTGCTGCCCCTGATCCTGCCCCAGGGGCTGACCCTGCTGGGCGTCTCCCAAGGCCCCAAGGCCGTGGAGAACCGCCTCAAGACCCCGCTGCCGCCGCTCTCCCTGGCCGGGCAGGACTTCAAGGCCTTCGCCAAGCAGCTGACAACGTCCTACGGGGAGACCTTCCCCTTCCGCGACGACATGATCCGCGCGGCCAACCGCATCAAGCTGGCCCTGTTCAGGGAGTCGCCCTCCAAGAACGTGATCCTGGGCCGCGACGGCTGGCTGTTCTTCAACATGGAGTCCGCCCTGGAGGACTGGCTGGGCGTGAACCTGCTCAGCCGCGAGGAGCTGGACGCCTTCACGGCCGAGATGAAGGCCCGCCGAGACTGGCTGGCGGCCCGCGGCATCCCCATGCTCCTGGTGATCGCGCCCAACAAGGCCAGCGTCTACGGACAGTTCATGCCCCCGGCCATGCACAAGCTCTCCCCCGTGACCCGGCTGGACCAGCTGGGCCAGGCCATGCGCGAGGCTGGAGTGCCCTTCCTGGACCTGCGCCCGGCACTTATCAGCGCGGGCCAAGTGCGCCGGGCATACTGGAAGACCGACACCCACTGGAACGGCTGGGGCGCGTTCCGGGGCAGCGCGGCCATCGTGGAGGCCCTGCGGGCGCGCTTCCCGGGCATGCCGCCCCTGGCCGACGAGGAGTACCGCCCACTGGAGTTCGAGACCCACGGCGGCGACCTCTCGGACATGCTCCTGCTCACCGACACCCTCACCGAGCGCGACATCGAGATGGAGCGCCTGTCCCCCACCCGGGCCCACGCCGCCGGGCCTCCGGGCTACCCCAACCCGGCCATGCGCTCCGGGCGCGACATGGTGGTGCTCGAAACGGGTGACAAGTCCCTGCCCAAGGCGGTTTTCTTCCGGGACAGCTTCTCAAGCGCGGCCATCCCCTTCCTCTCCCAGCGCTTCCAGCGCAGCGTCTTCCTGTGGGAGCACACCTTCCAGCCCCAGATCATCGAGGCTGAGAAGCCGGACGTGGTCGTGATCGAGGCCGTGGAGCGCTATCTGCACCAGCCCTTCCGGCCCGTGCCGCTGCCCTGA
- a CDS encoding MBOAT family O-acyltransferase, giving the protein MPVDSPLFLLVWLPVVLGVFAFCPGGLRGGLLLAASLLFYALSDVTSLPLLCLSAAGNMLLGLAIGKAEPGSGARRALLAAGVGANLLLLAWAKYFSFLTAQVLGISAPAWMAPAGMPLGVSFFTFSAVAYLMDVSRGQQAPEANPLRFGLFMVFFPKITAGPIARYRDMFPEGGWPAAPTMEDLRAGLARLAVGLAKKALVAGTLGPMADAAFGEPAGRLDMGTAWLGLASYSLQLYFDFSGYTDMAVGLGRMFGYKLPENFNYPYVSQSVREFWRRWHMTLSSWFRDYLYIPLGGGRVAPWKVQRNLLAVFALCGLWHGASWSFVVWGLWHGVFLALERTRIGKALDALPRPLRHAYALAVVCLGWVFFRAADFSQALAYFSALAGANQSGFDYTWMVRVNRQYMAALAVGLIGSAPALPWLAARLEALSPAVAGACARLAAPVLLAAALLQLAAGTYAPFIYAQF; this is encoded by the coding sequence ATGCCTGTCGATTCACCCTTGTTCCTGCTGGTGTGGCTCCCCGTCGTGCTGGGCGTTTTCGCCTTCTGCCCCGGCGGGTTGCGGGGCGGGCTGCTGCTGGCCGCCAGCCTGCTGTTCTACGCCCTGTCCGACGTAACCTCCCTGCCGCTCCTGTGCCTCTCCGCCGCTGGCAACATGCTCCTGGGCCTGGCCATCGGCAAGGCCGAGCCCGGCTCCGGCGCGCGCCGGGCGCTGCTGGCCGCCGGGGTGGGCGCCAACCTGCTCCTGCTGGCCTGGGCCAAGTATTTCTCGTTCCTCACCGCGCAGGTGCTCGGCATTTCAGCCCCGGCCTGGATGGCCCCGGCGGGCATGCCGCTGGGCGTCTCCTTCTTCACCTTCTCGGCCGTGGCCTATCTGATGGACGTCTCGCGCGGGCAGCAGGCTCCGGAGGCCAACCCCCTGCGCTTCGGCCTGTTCATGGTCTTCTTCCCCAAGATCACGGCCGGCCCCATCGCCCGCTACCGTGACATGTTCCCCGAGGGCGGCTGGCCCGCAGCCCCAACTATGGAAGACCTGCGCGCCGGGCTCGCCCGCCTGGCCGTGGGCCTGGCCAAGAAGGCCCTCGTGGCCGGGACGCTCGGCCCCATGGCGGACGCCGCCTTCGGCGAGCCCGCCGGTCGCCTGGACATGGGCACGGCCTGGCTTGGCCTGGCGAGCTACTCCCTGCAGCTCTACTTCGACTTCTCCGGCTACACCGACATGGCCGTGGGCCTGGGCCGCATGTTCGGCTACAAGCTGCCCGAGAACTTCAATTATCCCTACGTCAGCCAGTCCGTGCGCGAGTTCTGGCGGCGCTGGCACATGACGCTCTCCAGCTGGTTCCGCGACTACCTCTACATCCCCCTGGGCGGCGGGCGCGTAGCCCCCTGGAAGGTGCAGCGCAACCTGCTCGCGGTGTTCGCGCTGTGCGGCCTGTGGCACGGGGCATCCTGGAGCTTCGTGGTCTGGGGCCTGTGGCACGGGGTGTTCCTGGCCCTGGAGCGCACCCGGATAGGCAAGGCGCTGGACGCCCTCCCCCGCCCGCTGCGCCACGCCTACGCCCTGGCCGTGGTCTGCCTGGGCTGGGTGTTCTTCCGGGCCGCCGACTTCAGCCAGGCCCTGGCCTACTTCTCGGCCCTGGCCGGAGCCAACCAGAGCGGCTTCGACTACACCTGGATGGTGCGCGTGAACCGGCAGTACATGGCGGCCCTGGCCGTGGGCCTGATCGGCAGCGCCCCGGCGCTGCCCTGGCTGGCCGCCCGGCTGGAGGCGCTCTCCCCCGCCGTGGCCGGTGCCTGCGCCCGCCTCGCGGCCCCCGTCCTGCTTGCCGCCGCGCTCCTGCAGCTGGCAGCCGGAACCTACGCCCCCTTCATCTACGCCCAATTCTGA
- a CDS encoding FecR family protein, with protein MSRLRYVVILLMAAWIAAVAFANTPTPAGVVDDLTGQAEAASGQEPPRKLAKGAPVFAQDVVSTPSAKDKARLLFSDGSALEIGPESKVALKEFAYDEADKSKSRQNIEMSKGVFRFVTGKVVAQNPENLKIASPLSVIGIRGTTTDHWIQTKQTLVLGKPSTEVLAELHALRETSSGKEVTVQTEEGLMVLKKPGDVAWVRPKLPGSVRPLTEGEKESFGTFTIKRKNFDPAPPRRGLPGGGG; from the coding sequence ATGAGCCGTTTACGATATGTCGTGATTCTGCTGATGGCCGCCTGGATCGCCGCGGTGGCCTTCGCCAACACCCCCACCCCCGCCGGGGTGGTGGACGACCTCACCGGGCAGGCCGAGGCCGCCTCCGGGCAGGAGCCGCCGCGCAAGCTGGCCAAGGGCGCGCCCGTGTTCGCCCAGGACGTGGTGAGCACCCCCTCCGCCAAGGACAAGGCCCGCCTGCTGTTCTCCGACGGCTCGGCGCTCGAGATCGGGCCCGAGTCCAAGGTGGCGCTCAAGGAGTTCGCCTACGACGAGGCGGACAAGTCCAAGTCGCGCCAGAACATCGAGATGAGCAAGGGCGTGTTCCGCTTCGTCACCGGCAAGGTGGTGGCCCAGAATCCGGAAAACCTGAAGATCGCGAGCCCGCTCTCGGTCATCGGCATCCGCGGCACCACCACGGACCACTGGATACAGACCAAGCAGACCCTGGTGCTGGGCAAGCCCTCCACAGAGGTGCTGGCCGAGCTGCACGCCCTGCGCGAGACCTCCTCCGGCAAGGAGGTCACCGTGCAGACCGAGGAAGGGCTCATGGTGCTCAAGAAACCAGGCGACGTGGCCTGGGTGCGCCCCAAGCTGCCCGGCTCCGTGCGCCCGCTCACCGAGGGCGAGAAGGAGAGCTTCGGCACCTTCACCATCAAGCGCAAGAACTTCGACCCGGCCCCGCCCAGGCGCGGCCTGCCCGGCGGCGGGGGTTGA
- a CDS encoding vitamin B12-dependent ribonucleotide reductase has translation MPVSSIPADLPEPGLNQNAKVVLAKRYLRKGPQGEAIETEQELFWRVADAIAGQETLFATSSWKPDALARAFYDLMTSFKFLPNSPTLMNAGTDLGQLAACFVIPVGDSMDEIFDAVKHAALIHKSGGGTGFSFSRLRPVNSRVGSTGGVASGPVSFMRIFNTATEQVKQGGTRRGANMGILRVDHPDILEFIRCKEREGDLNNFNISVALTEAFMQAVEADEEYDLVAPHSKEVITRLKAREVFSLLVQKAWESGDPGIIFLDRINRDNPTPALGEIESTNPCGEQPLLPYEACNLGSVNLALMKADTRDGVDWDELKRVIHLAVRFLDNVIEASVYPLERISDMVRANRKIGLGVMGFADLLYQLEIPYDSQEALRLAEKIMDFMQDESKAASKVLAEERGAFPNFEGSVYAQHKQGPFRNATTTTIAPTGTLSILAGCSSGIEPLFALSFARHVMDGEKLVESNPYFEAAVKAAQCHSPKLMEEVAAKGSIKHIDYIPEELRRTFVTAMDIEPVWHLKMQAAFQKYTDNAVSKTVNLPNSAVQDDIWRIYWLAYELGCKGVTVYRDGCKSAQVLCTGDGSKKEKADDRQESKVRNRPDVVYGFTQKVKTGYGDLYLTVNEVDGKPFEVFATIGKSGRSITAKAEAIGRLVSLALRSGVDVADVVGQLKGIGGENPVFQKKGLLLSLPDSVAWVLERRYMQGRTMGDGVKSLTTPTCPDCDHELTFEEGCYVCKACGFTKCG, from the coding sequence ATGCCCGTCTCCAGCATCCCGGCGGACCTGCCCGAGCCCGGTTTGAACCAGAACGCCAAGGTCGTCCTCGCCAAGCGCTACCTGCGCAAAGGCCCCCAGGGCGAAGCCATAGAAACCGAGCAGGAGCTCTTCTGGCGCGTGGCCGATGCCATTGCGGGCCAGGAGACGCTGTTCGCCACGTCCTCCTGGAAGCCGGACGCGCTCGCCCGGGCCTTCTACGACCTGATGACCTCCTTCAAGTTCCTGCCCAACTCGCCCACTCTGATGAACGCGGGCACGGACCTGGGCCAGCTGGCGGCCTGCTTCGTGATCCCCGTGGGCGACTCCATGGACGAGATCTTCGACGCGGTGAAGCACGCGGCCCTGATCCACAAGTCCGGCGGCGGCACGGGCTTCTCCTTCTCGCGGCTGCGCCCGGTGAACTCCCGGGTGGGCTCCACGGGCGGCGTGGCCTCCGGCCCGGTGTCCTTCATGCGCATCTTCAACACCGCCACCGAGCAGGTGAAGCAGGGCGGCACGCGCCGTGGCGCCAACATGGGCATCCTGCGCGTGGACCACCCGGACATCCTCGAGTTCATCCGCTGCAAGGAGCGCGAGGGAGACCTCAACAACTTCAATATTTCCGTGGCACTCACCGAGGCCTTCATGCAGGCCGTGGAGGCCGACGAGGAGTACGACCTGGTGGCCCCGCACTCCAAGGAGGTCATCACCAGGCTCAAGGCCCGGGAGGTGTTCTCCCTGCTGGTGCAGAAGGCGTGGGAGTCGGGCGATCCGGGCATCATCTTCCTGGACCGCATCAACCGCGACAACCCCACCCCGGCCCTGGGCGAGATCGAGTCCACCAACCCCTGCGGCGAGCAGCCCCTGCTGCCCTACGAGGCATGCAACCTGGGCTCGGTGAACCTGGCCCTGATGAAGGCCGACACCCGCGACGGCGTGGACTGGGACGAGCTCAAGCGCGTCATCCACCTGGCCGTGCGCTTCCTGGACAACGTGATCGAGGCCTCGGTCTACCCGCTGGAGCGCATCAGCGACATGGTGCGCGCCAACCGCAAGATCGGCCTGGGCGTCATGGGCTTCGCGGACCTGCTCTATCAGCTGGAGATCCCCTACGACTCCCAGGAGGCCCTGCGCCTGGCCGAGAAGATCATGGACTTCATGCAGGACGAGTCCAAGGCCGCGTCCAAGGTCCTGGCCGAGGAGCGCGGCGCCTTCCCCAACTTCGAGGGCTCGGTCTACGCCCAGCACAAGCAGGGCCCCTTCCGCAACGCCACCACCACCACCATCGCGCCCACGGGCACGCTCTCCATCCTGGCGGGCTGCTCCTCGGGCATCGAGCCGCTGTTCGCGCTCTCCTTCGCGCGCCACGTGATGGACGGCGAGAAGCTGGTGGAGTCCAACCCCTACTTCGAGGCCGCGGTGAAGGCCGCCCAGTGCCACTCCCCCAAGCTCATGGAGGAGGTGGCCGCCAAGGGCTCCATCAAGCACATCGACTACATCCCCGAAGAGCTGCGCCGCACCTTCGTCACGGCCATGGACATCGAGCCCGTGTGGCACCTGAAGATGCAGGCCGCCTTCCAGAAGTACACTGACAACGCCGTCTCCAAGACCGTGAACCTGCCCAACTCCGCCGTGCAGGACGACATCTGGCGCATCTACTGGCTGGCCTACGAACTGGGCTGCAAGGGCGTCACCGTGTATCGCGACGGCTGCAAGTCCGCCCAGGTGCTCTGCACCGGCGACGGCTCCAAGAAGGAGAAGGCCGACGACCGCCAGGAGTCCAAGGTGCGCAACCGGCCGGACGTGGTCTACGGCTTCACCCAGAAGGTCAAGACCGGCTACGGCGACCTCTACCTCACCGTGAACGAGGTGGACGGCAAACCCTTCGAGGTGTTCGCCACCATCGGCAAGTCCGGCCGCTCCATCACGGCCAAGGCCGAGGCCATCGGCAGGCTCGTCTCCCTGGCTCTGCGCTCAGGCGTGGACGTGGCCGACGTGGTGGGCCAGCTCAAGGGCATCGGCGGCGAGAACCCGGTGTTCCAGAAGAAGGGGCTGCTGCTCTCCCTGCCGGACTCCGTGGCCTGGGTGCTTGAGCGCCGCTACATGCAGGGCCGCACCATGGGCGACGGCGTGAAGTCCCTGACCACGCCCACCTGCCCTGACTGCGACCACGAGCTGACCTTCGAGGAAGGCTGCTACGTGTGCAAGGCCTGCGGCTTCACCAAGTGCGGCTAG
- a CDS encoding MerR family transcriptional regulator, with protein MLPSDQKQSAPADGGTQAAPPQGGRAAKPKRAAKTYKIGQIADLLGLKTFVLRFWETEFPMLQPVRTPKGQRLYTEEHLRLLKTIQRLMHTEGMTLEGARRKLAERQRKNELRTLVERELREIRALLAPEDEV; from the coding sequence ATGCTCCCTTCCGACCAAAAGCAAAGCGCACCCGCCGACGGCGGCACCCAGGCCGCGCCCCCTCAGGGGGGGCGCGCGGCGAAGCCCAAACGCGCGGCAAAGACCTACAAGATAGGCCAGATCGCCGATCTGCTCGGGCTCAAGACCTTCGTGCTGCGCTTCTGGGAGACGGAGTTCCCCATGCTCCAGCCGGTGCGCACGCCCAAGGGCCAGCGGCTCTACACCGAGGAGCACCTGCGCCTGCTCAAGACCATCCAGCGCCTGATGCACACCGAGGGCATGACTCTTGAAGGTGCCAGGCGCAAGCTGGCCGAGCGCCAGCGCAAGAACGAGCTGCGCACCCTTGTGGAGCGCGAGCTCCGGGAGATCAGGGCGCTGCTGGCCCCAGAGGACGAAGTATGA
- a CDS encoding DUF554 domain-containing protein translates to MLGPYVNGVSVVIGSVFGGALGERMSANLRNRMPHVFGCCSMALGVAMIVKVNALPPVVLALVLGAIIGELVHLERGIRSLAGKLRKLVEKVAPAPKGGISHEDFLERFVALMVLFCVSGTSVFGSMNEGITGDPTLLLVKAVLDLFTSAIFAASLGYAVAALAVPQLAIQAALFGASTLIMPLTTPAMVADFSACGGVIMLATGFRICEIKSMAVANWLPALFIVMPLSALWARVMPH, encoded by the coding sequence ATGCTCGGACCATACGTCAACGGCGTCTCCGTGGTGATAGGCAGCGTGTTCGGCGGCGCGCTGGGCGAGCGCATGAGCGCCAACCTGCGCAACAGGATGCCCCACGTGTTCGGCTGCTGCTCCATGGCGCTCGGCGTGGCCATGATCGTCAAGGTCAACGCCCTGCCTCCCGTGGTGCTGGCCCTGGTGCTGGGGGCCATCATCGGGGAGCTCGTCCACCTGGAGCGCGGCATCCGCAGCCTTGCCGGGAAGCTGCGCAAGCTGGTGGAGAAGGTGGCCCCGGCCCCCAAGGGAGGCATAAGCCACGAGGACTTCCTGGAGCGCTTCGTGGCGCTCATGGTGCTGTTCTGCGTCAGCGGCACCAGCGTGTTCGGCTCCATGAACGAGGGCATCACCGGCGACCCGACCCTGCTGCTGGTCAAGGCCGTGCTGGACCTGTTCACCTCGGCCATCTTCGCGGCGTCGCTGGGCTACGCGGTGGCCGCCCTGGCCGTTCCGCAACTGGCCATCCAGGCCGCGCTTTTCGGGGCCTCCACCTTGATCATGCCCCTGACCACCCCGGCCATGGTGGCGGATTTCTCGGCCTGCGGCGGGGTCATCATGCTGGCCACGGGCTTCCGCATCTGCGAGATCAAATCCATGGCCGTGGCCAACTGGCTGCCGGCGCTGTTCATCGTCATGCCGCTCTCCGCCCTGTGGGCGCGGGTGATGCCCCACTAG
- a CDS encoding methyl-accepting chemotaxis protein: MKLSVKLFGGFGIVVLLVAGVGLFAIAQMGAIRAETDLLAGDWLPSITRLGQINEAVQQFRRYELVHIMSTGDAQMRDYEARMKQSRERAEKLLAEYDKLITPDQAEERAGLEKFMVHWKSYLAQHEKIAKLSEINQAKAAEVAVGESAKQIQDALVLLNALVEMNTKGGEESAARALEIYSSGRAKLLLAIALCVGAGAALAFFTTRNVRGQLGEDPGYLGQVAAEVAEGNLDVAFKPVEGKGGVYAVLIRMVSTLKEKIGEANQKSEDAARQAQAAQEATAAAEEATARAERAKAEGMLQAAGRLEDVAEVISSASEELSAQVEQSTRGAEMQSGRVAETATAMEQMNATVLEVARNASQAAETSERAKARAQEGAKAVDEVVREIGMVAKQAEELKADMTGLGAQAEAIGRIMGVISDIADQTNLLALNAAIEAARAGEAGRGFAVVADEVRKLAEKTMTATKEVGEAIRGIQDGTRSNIASVERTVTLVGKATSIASASGEALRSIVDLVDRSTDQVRSIAAASEEQSAASEEINHSVEDISRISSETSDAMRQSAQAVAELAAQAQVLSRLIEELQAEGGAGGKALAGRRPAALGM; this comes from the coding sequence ATGAAGTTGTCGGTCAAACTGTTCGGAGGATTCGGCATAGTCGTATTGCTGGTGGCCGGGGTGGGGCTGTTCGCCATCGCCCAGATGGGGGCCATCCGCGCGGAAACCGACCTGCTCGCCGGAGACTGGCTGCCGAGCATCACCCGCCTGGGGCAGATCAACGAGGCCGTCCAGCAGTTCCGCCGCTACGAGCTGGTGCACATCATGTCCACCGGGGACGCCCAGATGCGCGATTACGAAGCGCGCATGAAGCAGTCGCGGGAAAGGGCCGAGAAGCTGCTGGCGGAATACGACAAGCTCATCACTCCGGACCAGGCCGAGGAGCGGGCCGGGCTGGAAAAGTTCATGGTTCATTGGAAAAGCTACCTTGCGCAGCACGAGAAGATCGCCAAGCTCTCTGAGATCAACCAGGCCAAGGCCGCCGAGGTGGCCGTGGGGGAATCGGCCAAACAGATCCAGGATGCGCTGGTGCTCCTGAATGCGCTGGTAGAGATGAACACCAAGGGCGGCGAGGAAAGCGCGGCCAGGGCGTTGGAAATCTACTCCAGCGGCCGGGCCAAGCTGCTGCTGGCCATCGCGCTCTGCGTGGGCGCGGGCGCGGCTCTGGCCTTCTTCACCACGCGCAACGTGCGCGGCCAGCTCGGGGAGGACCCCGGCTATCTGGGCCAGGTGGCCGCCGAAGTGGCCGAGGGCAACCTGGACGTGGCCTTCAAGCCCGTTGAGGGCAAGGGCGGCGTCTACGCGGTGCTCATCCGCATGGTCTCCACCCTGAAGGAGAAGATCGGCGAGGCCAACCAGAAATCCGAGGACGCCGCCAGGCAGGCCCAGGCCGCTCAGGAGGCCACCGCCGCCGCCGAGGAGGCCACCGCCAGGGCCGAGCGCGCCAAGGCCGAAGGCATGCTTCAGGCCGCGGGCAGGCTTGAGGACGTGGCCGAGGTCATCTCCTCCGCTTCGGAGGAGCTTTCCGCCCAGGTGGAGCAGTCCACGCGCGGGGCCGAGATGCAGTCCGGACGGGTGGCCGAGACCGCCACCGCCATGGAGCAGATGAACGCCACCGTTCTCGAGGTGGCCCGCAACGCCTCCCAGGCCGCCGAGACCTCCGAGCGGGCCAAGGCCCGCGCCCAGGAGGGGGCCAAAGCCGTGGACGAGGTGGTGCGCGAGATCGGCATGGTGGCCAAGCAGGCCGAGGAGCTCAAGGCCGACATGACCGGCCTGGGTGCGCAGGCCGAAGCCATCGGGCGCATCATGGGCGTGATCTCCGACATCGCGGACCAGACCAACCTGCTGGCCCTCAACGCCGCAATCGAGGCGGCCCGCGCGGGCGAGGCGGGCAGGGGGTTCGCGGTGGTGGCCGACGAGGTGCGCAAGCTGGCCGAGAAGACCATGACCGCCACCAAGGAGGTGGGCGAGGCCATCCGGGGCATCCAGGACGGCACCCGCTCCAACATCGCAAGCGTGGAGCGCACCGTGACCCTTGTGGGCAAGGCCACCTCCATCGCAAGCGCCTCTGGCGAGGCCCTGCGCTCCATCGTTGACCTGGTGGACCGCAGCACGGACCAGGTGCGCTCCATCGCCGCCGCCTCCGAGGAGCAGTCCGCCGCCAGCGAGGAGATCAACCACTCAGTGGAGGACATCAGCCGCATCTCCTCCGAGACGTCCGACGCCATGCGCCAGTCCGCCCAGGCCGTGGCCGAGCTGGCCGCCCAGGCCCAGGTGCTCTCCCGCCTCATCGAGGAGCTCCAGGCCGAAGGCGGCGCGGGCGGCAAGGCCCTCGCCGGCCGCAGGCCCGCCGCGCTTGGCATGTAA
- a CDS encoding tetratricopeptide repeat protein, with translation MRTALLLTFTLLAALTLGCARKPPPAPPEPSAQEYFDSGLRAYKMENYAQAAQNFEMAASKSPSMQEALYYLGLSCWRMNLTANARKSFVEVLNLNPGHLYARESLGILLYRDGNVAEAQRQLEAARGLGSINPDVYLALGRVYAAQARCPDAAEALQRGLAVDSSNASLRAELANVKKTCGRAPKGKPKAPATRAPEPRAKKAAKAAPAPAAPASSLTGGAAPLTPGQF, from the coding sequence ATGCGCACAGCACTCCTCCTGACGTTCACGCTCCTGGCCGCGCTCACGCTCGGCTGCGCCAGGAAGCCGCCTCCGGCCCCGCCGGAGCCCTCGGCCCAGGAGTATTTCGACTCCGGGCTGCGCGCCTACAAGATGGAGAACTACGCCCAGGCGGCGCAGAACTTCGAGATGGCCGCGTCCAAGAGCCCCAGCATGCAGGAAGCCTTGTACTACCTGGGCCTCTCCTGCTGGAGGATGAACCTGACGGCCAACGCCAGGAAGAGCTTCGTGGAGGTGCTCAACCTCAACCCCGGGCACCTCTACGCGCGTGAGTCCCTGGGCATCCTGCTCTACAGGGACGGCAACGTCGCCGAGGCCCAGCGTCAGCTGGAGGCCGCGCGCGGGCTGGGCTCCATCAACCCGGACGTGTATCTGGCCCTGGGGCGCGTCTACGCCGCCCAGGCCCGCTGCCCCGATGCCGCCGAGGCCCTGCAGCGGGGTCTCGCGGTGGACAGCTCCAACGCATCGCTGCGCGCCGAGCTGGCCAACGTGAAGAAGACCTGCGGCCGCGCCCCCAAGGGCAAGCCCAAGGCCCCGGCGACCCGCGCACCGGAGCCTCGGGCGAAGAAAGCCGCCAAGGCGGCGCCCGCCCCGGCCGCCCCTGCATCGAGCCTCACCGGCGGGGCCGCTCCCCTGACCCCGGGGCAGTTCTAG